From Flavobacterium alkalisoli, the proteins below share one genomic window:
- a CDS encoding SDR family NAD(P)-dependent oxidoreductase translates to MSTLKDKIAVISGASAGIGFATAKEFIAQGAKVVITGRNQQALDHAVATLGPNALGIRADAASLSDTENLVEAVQSRYGTVDILVVNAGVSFQQPVGQLTEAIFDTLTDINFKGAVFTTEKFIPILNDGASVVHITSVSAYTFATGTSIYSASKAALTAYSKSAAVELAGRKIRVNTVAPSMTETDMIYRGELGTEEVHNFLKEKFMPFKRFARPEEIAGLITYLASDAASFISGSEFTIDSGASVNAVRL, encoded by the coding sequence ATGAGTACATTAAAAGACAAGATCGCCGTAATAAGCGGCGCAAGCGCAGGTATAGGTTTTGCTACCGCCAAGGAATTTATTGCCCAAGGTGCCAAAGTGGTGATCACGGGCCGCAATCAGCAGGCTCTGGATCATGCTGTAGCGACGCTGGGGCCCAATGCCTTGGGTATCCGCGCCGATGCCGCCAGTCTATCCGATACGGAAAATTTAGTGGAGGCAGTCCAATCCCGTTATGGTACGGTAGATATCCTGGTGGTCAATGCTGGGGTATCCTTTCAGCAGCCGGTAGGACAGCTTACCGAGGCCATTTTCGACACACTTACTGATATCAATTTTAAGGGGGCCGTATTTACAACCGAAAAGTTTATACCCATCCTTAACGATGGCGCCTCAGTGGTACACATTACCTCGGTTTCAGCCTATACGTTTGCTACCGGGACGAGTATATATTCTGCAAGCAAAGCAGCCCTAACAGCCTACAGCAAGTCGGCAGCAGTGGAACTGGCCGGGAGAAAGATAAGGGTAAATACCGTAGCCCCTTCCATGACCGAAACAGACATGATCTACAGGGGAGAGTTGGGAACCGAGGAAGTGCATAACTTCCTTAAAGAGAAATTCATGCCGTTCAAGCGTTTTGCCAGGCCTGAAGAAATCGCAGGGCTTATTACCTATTTAGCATCTGATGCCGCTTCCTTTATTTCTGGTTCTGAATTTACCATCGACAGCGGGGCCTCGGTCAACGCCGTACGTCTGTAA
- a CDS encoding NADP-dependent oxidoreductase — protein MKAILINEAGTTDKLTYSEIPVPTITADEVLVEVKAISINPVDIKSRAGKGVYGRLKEELPIILGWDISGIVVETGTDSGFKKGDEVFGMVNFPGHGKAYAEYVTAPGSQLALKPANISHGEAAAATLAALTAYQALVHKAQVKREDKILIHAASGGVGHFAVQMARHLGAVITGTSSGANREFVLGLGAQEHIDYHGYDWKNAPSEFDFVFDTVGGDNIDNSIAVAKAGGTVISIPTGLSEAVTEKAAAKGVNGYFFLVSSSGDDMKVIAEWLAKGYIRSHVSEEFAFGEMAKAHQHIETGRTVGKIVVTL, from the coding sequence ATGAAAGCAATACTTATAAACGAAGCAGGGACCACCGATAAACTCACATATAGTGAAATACCAGTTCCGACAATCACCGCTGATGAAGTCCTTGTAGAGGTGAAAGCAATCAGCATCAACCCGGTTGATATAAAAAGCCGTGCCGGTAAAGGCGTATACGGCAGGCTTAAGGAAGAGCTGCCCATTATCTTAGGCTGGGATATCAGCGGTATTGTTGTGGAGACGGGAACTGATTCCGGCTTCAAAAAAGGCGATGAGGTATTCGGTATGGTAAACTTCCCCGGACACGGCAAGGCCTATGCCGAGTACGTTACAGCACCGGGCAGCCAGCTGGCACTTAAGCCAGCTAACATATCCCATGGCGAAGCGGCTGCCGCTACCCTTGCGGCCCTCACCGCGTACCAGGCACTGGTACACAAGGCACAGGTAAAGCGTGAAGATAAGATCTTGATCCATGCCGCCTCGGGAGGCGTAGGGCACTTTGCCGTTCAGATGGCCCGACATCTTGGCGCTGTTATAACAGGGACCTCCTCGGGAGCGAACCGTGAGTTTGTACTGGGACTTGGAGCTCAGGAACATATCGATTATCACGGCTATGACTGGAAAAATGCCCCTTCGGAATTTGATTTTGTTTTTGATACCGTAGGTGGGGACAACATTGACAATTCCATCGCTGTTGCCAAGGCCGGGGGAACCGTGATAAGCATCCCAACCGGACTTAGCGAGGCCGTAACGGAAAAAGCGGCGGCCAAAGGCGTAAACGGCTATTTCTTTCTGGTCTCATCCAGCGGGGACGATATGAAGGTTATTGCGGAGTGGCTGGCCAAAGGATATATCAGGTCGCATGTTTCCGAAGAGTTCGCTTTTGGCGAAATGGCTAAGGCACACCAACATATTGAGACCGGCAGGACAGTCGGCAAAATCGTTGTAACCCTGTAA
- a CDS encoding L-dopachrome tautomerase-related protein, with protein sequence MKGKLLLLTGILSLLVAGCNKKPDQGADPSLTTAHASEDTTKSPVLEEVFSDSTYQLTGVAVSPDGRLFTNYPYWLEHHAASVVEIREGKPLPYPDTGWNSFQKGDQGSDTFVCVQAVVADDKGYLWIVDAAGIGLGPVYKKANKVVKVRLSDNSIERIYRFPEQVVGTDSYLNDIRVDNTNGYAYMTSSSNGGIVVLNIVSGESRFVLHDSPSVKSDPSYHFTFNGKEFAMADGSIPKIHSDGIALSPDKAWLYYKPLTDDKLYRVETKLLRDFATPLKTIAGNVQDLGHFVTTDGMVFDKAGNLYFGDLERSSIVKITPDLEMHTLITDPENLIWPDSYSVSQDGYLYISLSQIQLMPWFNNNVDKTEKPYRIVRLKI encoded by the coding sequence ATGAAAGGCAAACTATTGCTACTAACAGGCATACTGTCACTTCTGGTGGCAGGATGCAATAAAAAACCTGATCAGGGAGCAGACCCTTCCCTCACAACGGCCCATGCTTCAGAGGATACTACAAAGTCTCCCGTTCTGGAAGAGGTCTTCAGTGACAGTACCTACCAGCTGACAGGGGTAGCCGTATCACCGGACGGCCGCTTGTTTACTAATTATCCGTATTGGCTGGAGCATCATGCAGCTTCCGTAGTCGAGATCAGGGAAGGAAAGCCTCTGCCTTATCCGGATACCGGGTGGAACAGTTTTCAGAAAGGCGATCAGGGCTCCGATACCTTTGTTTGCGTACAGGCTGTAGTGGCCGACGACAAGGGATACCTTTGGATCGTCGATGCGGCCGGCATCGGACTCGGACCCGTATACAAAAAAGCCAATAAGGTCGTGAAGGTCAGACTTTCCGATAACAGTATCGAGCGTATCTACAGGTTTCCTGAACAGGTCGTCGGGACAGACAGCTATCTTAACGACATCAGGGTTGACAACACTAACGGTTATGCCTATATGACCAGCTCTTCCAACGGCGGAATAGTTGTGCTCAATATTGTTTCTGGGGAATCCCGTTTTGTACTGCACGACTCTCCGAGCGTAAAATCCGATCCCTCCTACCATTTTACCTTTAACGGTAAGGAATTCGCCATGGCCGATGGAAGTATTCCTAAAATCCACTCTGATGGTATTGCCCTTTCACCGGATAAGGCTTGGTTGTATTACAAGCCGCTGACCGATGACAAACTCTACAGGGTGGAGACGAAACTTCTTAGGGATTTTGCCACTCCGCTGAAAACCATTGCCGGAAATGTACAGGACCTGGGTCATTTCGTGACAACCGACGGAATGGTATTCGATAAGGCCGGTAACCTCTATTTCGGGGATCTGGAGCGAAGCAGTATTGTGAAGATCACACCCGATCTGGAAATGCACACACTGATAACCGATCCTGAAAACCTGATATGGCCTGACAGCTACAGTGTTTCCCAAGACGGATACCTATACATTTCCCTGTCACAGATACAGCTCATGCCATGGTTCAACAATAACGTCGACAAAACAGAAAAACCCTATAGGATCGTGCGTCTAAAAATCTGA
- a CDS encoding YoaK family protein, with protein sequence MRFQGIHYTTLLLSAVAGYCDTVTFVAGDTIFSAHVTGNFIVFAYQIIKGGDIQAWIKLITFPVFIIAVMCGGRLSEKSGEKRRILLAEALLLVVAGILAYVYPESNNKGIMYLYVMIVVFALGLQNAFGKLFPKATYGPTTVMTGNVTQASLDIRNLLINRTVAPVALISIKKQAIAITGFLTGCVSGALCAAEFGLKAILAAALPMLLCYLDERRNIE encoded by the coding sequence ATGAGATTCCAAGGTATACATTACACGACCCTGCTTCTGTCGGCTGTTGCGGGTTATTGCGACACGGTAACCTTTGTCGCCGGTGACACTATCTTCTCGGCCCATGTAACCGGTAACTTTATTGTTTTTGCCTATCAGATCATCAAAGGCGGGGATATACAGGCATGGATAAAATTAATTACCTTTCCTGTCTTTATTATCGCGGTAATGTGCGGGGGTCGGCTGTCTGAGAAATCTGGCGAAAAGCGCCGGATCCTGTTAGCCGAAGCGTTGCTATTAGTTGTGGCAGGTATTCTGGCTTATGTTTATCCCGAAAGTAATAACAAGGGAATAATGTACCTTTACGTAATGATTGTTGTTTTTGCCCTAGGGCTGCAAAATGCATTTGGGAAACTGTTCCCTAAAGCCACGTATGGACCCACAACGGTTATGACAGGCAATGTCACTCAGGCATCACTGGACATACGCAATCTACTGATAAACAGAACTGTTGCCCCAGTCGCCCTTATCAGTATTAAAAAGCAAGCCATTGCAATAACGGGGTTTCTGACAGGGTGTGTATCGGGTGCTTTGTGCGCAGCTGAATTCGGGCTGAAAGCGATACTTGCAGCAGCCCTGCCAATGCTGCTGTGTTATCTCGACGAAAGAAGGAATATTGAATAA
- a CDS encoding helix-turn-helix domain-containing protein, protein MHIENSLMPFDIEKETLTLWSRRPHKHNFFELVFIEEGTGKQCINGTLLPYQDESIFLLPPYDCHSFEIESETTFVFIRFNALFFKEDKRTLMDYSQWFANLHFILSSYNRIPGDIIHSDSDRAVMTSLIRSMQREKEQNSASESILRTNMVALLNLLLRNFENSFLEKHQDKDLQTRDLLQYIQYNLFDNSKLKTDIIADEFKLSPNYVGEYFKKKTGESLKEYILKARVNVAQSRIEYSGQSLKEIAYDLGFTDASHMTKVIKKYYDDAGTSCSSFA, encoded by the coding sequence ATGCACATCGAAAACTCTTTAATGCCCTTTGACATTGAAAAAGAAACCCTGACCCTATGGAGCCGCAGGCCCCATAAGCATAATTTCTTTGAACTCGTCTTTATTGAGGAGGGAACCGGTAAACAATGTATAAACGGTACTCTTCTTCCCTATCAGGATGAAAGTATTTTCCTTTTGCCACCATACGATTGCCATTCCTTTGAAATTGAATCGGAAACTACTTTTGTCTTCATCCGTTTTAATGCCCTTTTCTTTAAGGAGGACAAACGAACTTTGATGGATTATAGCCAATGGTTCGCTAACCTCCATTTTATCTTAAGCAGCTACAATCGAATACCTGGCGATATCATCCATTCCGATTCCGACAGGGCTGTGATGACCAGCCTTATTCGAAGCATGCAAAGGGAAAAAGAGCAAAACAGCGCGTCGGAGTCCATCCTGCGAACCAATATGGTGGCCCTGCTTAATCTACTACTGCGGAATTTTGAGAACAGCTTTCTGGAAAAGCATCAGGACAAAGATCTTCAGACACGTGATTTACTGCAGTACATCCAGTACAACCTCTTTGATAACAGTAAGCTGAAAACCGATATAATAGCTGATGAGTTTAAGTTATCACCCAACTATGTTGGTGAATACTTTAAAAAAAAGACCGGGGAAAGTCTTAAGGAATACATTCTTAAGGCCAGGGTAAATGTGGCGCAGAGCCGGATTGAATACTCGGGACAGAGCCTGAAAGAGATAGCCTATGACCTCGGGTTCACAGATGCCAGCCACATGACCAAAGTAATCAAGAAATATTACGACGATGCGGGGACTTCCTGCAGCAGCTTTGCGTGA
- a CDS encoding TetR/AcrR family transcriptional regulator, whose protein sequence is MARTKVFNEHQVLDKAMHLFWQKGYNATSAQDLVDYLGISRSSLYDTFGDKHSLFVKALKQYRKEKIDPVVTTDVPEDVESYIRFFFEAVQAEALDSTASKGCFVINSVVELAPVDSEIAAIANAIMHDTEEALYKAIKKGQDAGVFTSKSPARSLARFVFNSLNGLRVTVKFDADKKMFEDIVAVCLSTLKQ, encoded by the coding sequence ATGGCAAGGACAAAAGTATTTAACGAACACCAAGTATTGGACAAGGCTATGCACCTGTTCTGGCAGAAAGGCTATAACGCGACTTCTGCGCAAGACCTGGTAGACTATCTCGGCATAAGCCGCTCGAGCCTCTATGATACCTTCGGGGATAAACATTCCCTATTTGTAAAGGCCTTAAAGCAATACCGCAAAGAAAAGATTGATCCTGTGGTCACTACCGATGTCCCGGAGGATGTGGAGTCCTACATCAGGTTCTTTTTTGAAGCCGTTCAGGCCGAAGCCCTGGACAGTACAGCTTCTAAAGGGTGTTTTGTTATCAATTCGGTAGTTGAACTGGCTCCTGTTGATTCCGAAATCGCAGCCATTGCCAATGCCATTATGCACGATACCGAAGAGGCTTTATACAAAGCCATAAAAAAAGGACAGGATGCCGGTGTCTTCACCTCAAAATCGCCCGCCCGTTCCCTGGCTCGGTTTGTTTTTAACTCGCTCAACGGGCTGCGTGTTACCGTAAAATTTGATGCAGATAAAAAAATGTTTGAGGACATTGTAGCGGTCTGCCTGTCAACCCTGAAGCAATAG
- a CDS encoding TetR/AcrR family transcriptional regulator yields the protein MRPQKIDDQKLLEALTHTFRLRGYEGASLKDLSEATGLKKASLYHRFPKGKQEMAETVLKHMEAWVAQHVFQALQQPDTPAEIRLTEALSHIRTLYNNGHDNCIFKAFSMQEASDLFEPLINSGLKDWLDGFTAFGQSAGFPPAKARDMALATLIAIQGSLILSKGLNNTLIFENTLKDIYIKYLKE from the coding sequence ATGAGACCACAAAAGATAGACGATCAGAAATTACTGGAGGCTTTAACCCACACATTCCGCTTAAGGGGCTATGAAGGGGCAAGCCTGAAGGATCTTTCAGAAGCTACGGGACTAAAGAAAGCGAGCCTGTACCATAGGTTCCCGAAAGGGAAACAGGAAATGGCCGAAACCGTTCTAAAACACATGGAAGCTTGGGTAGCACAACACGTATTCCAGGCACTGCAGCAACCGGACACCCCCGCTGAAATCCGTCTGACCGAAGCACTGTCCCACATCAGGACACTCTACAACAACGGGCACGACAACTGCATATTTAAAGCCTTCTCGATGCAGGAAGCATCGGACCTGTTTGAGCCCCTCATTAACAGCGGCCTAAAAGACTGGCTGGATGGTTTCACGGCATTTGGCCAATCAGCTGGTTTCCCTCCTGCTAAAGCAAGGGATATGGCATTAGCTACACTTATAGCCATTCAGGGCAGCCTTATACTGAGCAAGGGACTAAATAATACGCTTATTTTTGAGAATACCCTGAAGGATATCTACATAAAGTATCTAAAAGAATAA
- a CDS encoding tetratricopeptide repeat-containing sensor histidine kinase, translated as MVYRIVLILALLFPLKSIGQQTDDEKMHALVEKLQHGEDNQEKADKLLEAVHYYLEKDKHSKEDMDRVVLLNRKAMQISRKLDLKNTIAQSMLLDAEIAIKKGDTITGNKLKHKALNYAKKYNLNKEAANIYSSLGYFASNNGDPNSVNYFINAASLYKQAGKIDKEAEMYCKLSIIFNSMDKPATSIKYALQAVEIKKKLEDANLFQEYTVLAMDYRVQGNYEQALSFALKAEKTMDSVKVGGLWVSLLYDLLGTIYSELNFYDKSVEYYKKAIAVSKENNDTEGVTAITINTARSLYHRGKITEALEVLDNGFQFYHSSDCDVEYHSLYMLIYCKLKQYNKARHYYEQLLKCSNNLEGRPHIEQEKIYYAIISYLTQTGQADKTYSYIGKLKELAKVHNDLYNLSQLEHTQFQSDSATGNYLGAIQHLKNYKTFNDSLFNINSSKQFSDLQLQYETEKKDKNIKLLTQQSELQQTKLEKEMVIRYIFIGSLVISFIILALVYSGYCIKRKTNAVLEAKQEEINRQNKKLRNLVEEKEWLLKEIHHRVKNNLQIVISLLNTQSAYLDNEDALQAIQNSQHRMHAMSLIHQKLYQTDNLASINISWYIQELTNYLKDSFDNDNKIRFELNIQSAELDVAQAVPLGLILNEAISNAIKYAFPNQKGIITITFKETQENTFLLQITDNGVGLPEGFELTELDSLGMNLMRGLAEQLDGAFDITTGNGVTITIPFTKRGTDI; from the coding sequence ATGGTATATCGAATAGTACTTATACTTGCCTTGTTGTTTCCGCTCAAATCCATTGGTCAGCAAACCGATGATGAGAAAATGCATGCGCTGGTGGAGAAACTGCAACATGGTGAAGATAACCAGGAGAAGGCAGATAAGCTGTTGGAAGCGGTACACTATTATCTGGAGAAGGATAAACATTCCAAAGAAGATATGGACCGTGTTGTTTTACTGAACCGCAAGGCAATGCAGATCAGCAGAAAACTCGACCTTAAAAATACTATTGCCCAAAGTATGCTGCTTGATGCGGAAATAGCAATTAAAAAAGGTGATACCATTACAGGAAACAAGTTAAAACACAAGGCGCTGAATTATGCAAAAAAATACAATCTCAATAAAGAAGCTGCCAATATTTACTCCTCTCTGGGTTATTTTGCCTCAAATAACGGCGACCCGAATTCTGTTAACTATTTCATTAATGCGGCATCATTATACAAACAAGCGGGTAAGATTGATAAAGAAGCGGAAATGTATTGTAAACTATCCATTATTTTTAATAGTATGGATAAGCCTGCTACATCCATAAAATATGCCTTACAGGCTGTTGAAATCAAAAAAAAACTGGAGGATGCAAACCTTTTTCAGGAGTACACAGTACTTGCTATGGATTACAGGGTTCAGGGGAATTATGAACAAGCGCTATCCTTTGCTCTTAAGGCCGAAAAGACGATGGACAGCGTCAAGGTTGGCGGCTTATGGGTAAGTCTGTTGTACGATCTTTTGGGAACCATATATTCTGAACTTAACTTCTATGATAAATCGGTTGAATACTACAAGAAAGCCATCGCCGTATCAAAAGAGAACAATGATACCGAAGGAGTAACCGCAATAACAATAAACACCGCCCGAAGCCTGTATCACAGAGGAAAGATTACAGAAGCGCTGGAAGTACTGGATAATGGTTTTCAGTTTTACCATAGCAGTGATTGTGATGTGGAATACCATTCATTATACATGCTGATATACTGTAAACTGAAGCAGTACAATAAAGCCAGGCACTATTATGAGCAACTTCTGAAATGCAGCAATAATCTTGAAGGAAGGCCCCATATAGAGCAGGAAAAAATCTATTATGCCATAATAAGCTACCTGACACAGACCGGACAGGCCGACAAAACCTACTCTTACATCGGCAAACTAAAAGAGCTGGCAAAAGTACATAATGACCTATATAACCTGTCGCAGCTGGAACATACCCAATTTCAGTCCGATTCGGCTACAGGCAATTATTTAGGTGCTATTCAGCATCTGAAGAATTATAAAACTTTTAATGATTCCCTTTTTAATATCAATAGCTCCAAACAGTTTTCAGACCTACAGTTACAATACGAGACCGAGAAAAAAGATAAGAACATCAAGCTCCTGACACAGCAAAGCGAGCTGCAGCAAACAAAACTGGAAAAGGAAATGGTAATACGCTATATCTTTATCGGGAGTTTGGTTATATCCTTCATAATCCTTGCACTGGTCTACAGCGGGTATTGCATCAAACGAAAAACGAATGCGGTCCTGGAGGCCAAACAGGAAGAAATAAACCGCCAGAACAAAAAGCTGCGCAACCTGGTAGAGGAAAAAGAGTGGCTCCTGAAAGAGATTCACCACAGGGTTAAAAACAACCTGCAGATCGTGATCAGCCTATTAAACACGCAGTCGGCCTATCTTGACAATGAGGATGCCCTGCAGGCCATTCAAAACAGCCAGCACAGAATGCATGCCATGTCGCTTATCCATCAAAAGCTGTATCAGACCGATAATCTTGCAAGTATCAATATTTCCTGGTATATACAGGAATTGACAAACTATCTTAAAGACAGTTTTGATAATGACAACAAAATACGGTTTGAACTCAACATACAATCGGCAGAATTAGACGTGGCACAAGCTGTACCGCTCGGTCTCATCCTGAATGAAGCCATAAGCAACGCTATAAAATATGCCTTCCCCAACCAAAAGGGCATTATCACTATTACCTTTAAGGAGACCCAGGAAAACACATTCCTGTTACAGATTACCGATAACGGTGTCGGCCTCCCCGAAGGGTTTGAACTTACTGAACTGGATTCCCTGGGTATGAACCTTATGAGAGGGCTGG
- a CDS encoding Crp/Fnr family transcriptional regulator, with protein sequence MKSLHAYLNRYVSALISEKDFEMIAGHFTPRKLKRRHYLLQEGQIADYFAFIVKGSMRKYYLDDKGKEHVINLYIENWWAGDRESFTLLTPTQYNIQACEDCEMLIITKENKEKLCRQSVIFNEFVVRLDEKYSIASQKRIASSISSSAKARYDDFAACYPEFLQRFPQHLIASYLGITKDTLSRVRRQSL encoded by the coding sequence ATGAAGTCCCTGCACGCATACCTTAACAGATATGTTTCCGCCTTAATTTCAGAGAAGGACTTTGAAATGATAGCCGGTCATTTTACTCCAAGGAAACTAAAGAGAAGGCACTACCTGCTCCAAGAGGGGCAGATAGCGGATTATTTTGCCTTTATAGTAAAGGGCTCCATGCGCAAGTATTATCTCGACGATAAAGGGAAAGAGCATGTAATTAACCTCTATATTGAAAACTGGTGGGCGGGCGACCGCGAAAGCTTTACGCTGCTTACACCTACCCAATATAACATTCAGGCCTGTGAGGATTGTGAAATGCTTATCATCACTAAGGAAAATAAGGAGAAATTATGCAGGCAATCCGTTATATTTAATGAGTTTGTAGTGAGGCTCGATGAGAAATACAGTATCGCTTCCCAGAAAAGGATAGCCTCCTCGATCAGTTCTTCCGCTAAAGCCCGCTATGATGATTTTGCAGCGTGCTACCCTGAATTTTTACAACGTTTTCCCCAACACCTTATCGCATCCTATCTTGGGATTACAAAGGATACCTTAAGCCGGGTACGGAGACAGTCGCTGTAG
- a CDS encoding alpha/beta fold hydrolase: MRKLISISLILLLLSCGQSENTPQTESVTTENESDGQTTKFRTLEIEGITIAYREAGNPKNPTIVLLHGYPSSSHQYRKVLDGLSDDFHLIAPDYPGFGNSDFPSSEEYEYTFDNMAKTINAFLEKKKITSYAIMMQDYGAPIGFRIATANPERVTAIITQNGNAYEEGLGEAWKGIRDFWADRNEHTENALLPAFTMEGLKWQYTHGTRNPENVNPDTWHLDYLRMSRPNAHRINLDLWYDYQNNLKLYPKWQEYLRTHQPPVLVVWGKNDEYFPESGAAAFKKDVRNIDYNIYDTGHFALEENAEEIMEKIRAFMKKSL; the protein is encoded by the coding sequence ATGAGAAAACTAATTTCAATAAGCCTGATACTGCTACTACTTAGCTGCGGGCAATCAGAAAACACACCGCAAACAGAAAGTGTGACAACAGAAAATGAATCAGACGGACAAACCACAAAGTTCAGGACACTGGAAATCGAAGGTATCACCATAGCATACCGTGAGGCCGGAAACCCTAAGAATCCAACGATTGTCCTGCTGCACGGCTATCCCTCATCCTCACATCAATACAGGAAGGTACTCGATGGCTTATCGGACGATTTCCATCTGATCGCACCCGACTATCCCGGATTCGGAAACAGTGACTTTCCGTCCTCTGAAGAATACGAGTATACCTTTGACAATATGGCAAAAACCATCAATGCGTTTCTGGAAAAGAAAAAAATCACCTCCTATGCCATCATGATGCAGGATTACGGTGCTCCCATAGGTTTCAGGATAGCTACTGCAAATCCGGAAAGGGTTACAGCCATAATCACTCAGAACGGAAACGCCTACGAGGAAGGTCTGGGGGAGGCATGGAAAGGCATCAGGGACTTTTGGGCTGACAGAAATGAGCATACCGAGAACGCCCTGCTGCCGGCCTTTACTATGGAAGGCCTGAAGTGGCAATACACCCATGGCACAAGAAATCCTGAAAACGTGAATCCCGACACCTGGCACCTTGACTATCTAAGAATGTCCCGCCCAAATGCACACCGGATTAATCTTGACCTGTGGTACGACTATCAGAATAACCTGAAACTTTACCCGAAATGGCAGGAGTATCTCAGGACACATCAGCCTCCCGTTCTGGTGGTATGGGGAAAAAATGATGAATACTTTCCTGAAAGCGGTGCTGCCGCATTTAAAAAAGATGTCAGGAACATAGACTACAACATCTACGATACGGGTCATTTCGCCCTGGAAGAGAATGCAGAGGAAATTATGGAAAAGATCAGAGCATTTATGAAAAAGTCGCTCTAA
- a CDS encoding Dps family protein — MESFIGIRKENILQVTDSLSKLLADEFLLYTKTRNAHWNVEGNDFYNKHLFFESQYRQLDEIMDSVAERIRTLGHYAPATLKDFLELTQLTEVSRSENNGPGFIRDLLMDHESIIMFLRERIDLFAAELKDYGTSDFITSLMESHEKMAWMLRAHLK, encoded by the coding sequence ATGGAATCATTTATTGGCATCAGGAAAGAAAATATCCTACAGGTCACCGACTCGCTCAGCAAACTGCTTGCAGACGAGTTTCTGCTGTACACCAAAACCCGAAACGCCCATTGGAATGTAGAGGGAAACGACTTTTACAACAAACATCTCTTCTTTGAATCCCAGTATCGCCAACTCGATGAAATTATGGACAGTGTAGCCGAAAGAATACGAACTTTGGGACACTATGCCCCGGCTACCTTAAAAGACTTTTTAGAGTTAACCCAGTTGACCGAAGTATCAAGGTCGGAAAACAACGGTCCCGGATTTATCAGGGATCTTTTAATGGATCATGAGAGCATTATCATGTTCCTTCGCGAAAGGATTGACCTTTTTGCTGCTGAGCTAAAGGATTATGGCACCAGTGATTTCATTACATCACTGATGGAAAGCCATGAAAAAATGGCCTGGATGCTAAGAGCTCATCTGAAATAA